The Gossypium arboreum isolate Shixiya-1 chromosome 6, ASM2569848v2, whole genome shotgun sequence DNA window TTGAACAAGTTAACTGTGAAGAATAAGTAGCCTCTTCCaaggatagatgatctgtttgattaGTTTCATAGGACTTCAGTATTCTCGAAGATAGATCTCCACTCTGGGTATCATCAACTTAGGGTTAAAGAATTTGATGTTCATAAGACGACTTTTAGGACTtgttatgggcactacgagttcctagttatgacTTTTGGTTTGATGAATGCTCTAGCTGTATTCATGGATGTGATGAACTGATGCACAACATTTgagctttgagaagcttaagTCTATTCTGACTCATgctcctattctgatacagcCTAAATCTAGTAAGgagtttgtggtttatagtgatgcgtcacatattggtttgggatgtgtactgatgcaagatggtaaggttgtgaCTTATTGGAatgatggaaatgtgcaagtgtacacaattgcaacaagttataaagtgacaagtaaatgtcgagttatcgtacccacagggactatgaaaaaaattatttatgaatgtaaTTTTAAAagcactttggtgaagaaaaatgttttgattttaagaagtgattaaaaactaggattttaacaaagtaaaataaataaaaataaaataaaagtttgaatgcacgatttcaaaagatgattctaatcaagatgacataattgtgttagattaattacatttcttaacttagaattattaaactcatgttcatgttgttacaaataaattcacgGCAGCTCAATAATTTGCTAatttatgaacatacttacctaccaaaatccatttatctcttgactatatctttacatcaattcaaccgattaaacaagttttaataagcaaatgtgttaatgcacatacatacttatgaaattaaaataatctcttataCATATctttatgccaattcaaacaattaattcaatctcatgaGCATATAAAAGATTACAtaaggtaacaatgtatttctaccttgaaatagtttaatcacaataatcttgcaagttatgcaaggctaatgtatcgttagatactattgctaatttaaccctcagttACCTtatatgattaaacatgcactgatcaagtatcgtgtcaattaattacaatttcaatttgtttaaataattaattcattagttaccttacaattgtaatgcaataataacttagtcatgtttttacttaatcaaacatcttaccgaggcctataacaacacaaacataattttaataaattaagtagacaaaatgcaatcaactaacacaaattaaatttaagccatattaattaaattaaccaaTTCAACATcgcaaatattcatagacatgttcatcataacaacaacaaaattaaaaggatagggaacaagaataaAATCCGTTGTTTTCTCCGTGGGTTGACTAGTTTTCTCCACTCTTACTTTTCTGCTTGTTCTTGTCGAACTGAGGCTTCTACGAACACTTCAACACtgctccaaatggtggttgaTTGAATCTTTCTCAAGAGGAGAAATCGGGAAGGGAAtaggggaagaaaatgaagaacaatggaagggaatgaagagagaaaatgagagaaaagtgaaGAGATGAAAAAGGTTGAGATATGCTTGAAGTGAGAAGCAAAAGGGGTATTTATAGGTATAGATGGCTgctaaaattagcaaaaatcagtAGCCATAGAGTCCCCCCATGGCCGggcacacatgtggcaagtttgaaggtttcaaacttgctattttaaggtaggggcaaatctagaaaTGTATAAATAGTGGAGGGatttgaatgcaatttaaaaactaaaaatttatttttccatttagggaataatttctcagaatattatgttaaaatcaattcccaggaaagattagAGGGGTTAcaagcggtcccgcttaagttccaatctcctaggcagaatttattaaaacatattaatcccgaaaatataccctaaatcatttatttaaaaaataaaaacaagaaaaattaaatatatgacAAAATGAACAAGATTTGATCCCGTTTAATTTTATCCCCTAGTAATGTTTTAAGTGCTAAACATTGACtcaaaaattacctcccttactttGAAGTTCGAAAACTCCATATAGATAAACTTGGTGAACCGTAAATGAACCGGACCAACATGATTTTAACTTACCTAGAAAGAACCTTAATCTAGAATtgaataacaagacttgctgacctgcttcaaattctcaaactcgaatgtgcttgtcattcTATCTCTTAagtctttccttgagtaatttggcattctCGTATGAAAACTTTCAGAATTCTTCTAACTTGTTGAGTTGAAACATTCATTTCTATTTAGaaagcttaagatccaagttaAGTTGTTAgagagcccagtaagctttgtgttCTAACTCCAAGGGTAGATAACAtactttcccaaagaccaacctatagggtgacatccctaaaggtgtcttgtatgctgtcctgtaggcccataaagcatcatccagtcttttggaccaatctcgtcggtTCAAGAAAACTACCTTCTcgagtatgcctttgatctctttgtttgctagttcagcttgcccatttgTCTCCTGGTGGTAATCTGTGGCAACCCTGTGCTTCAATCCATGCTTGTTGAGTAcccatttcaaccacttgttcacaaaatgggacccttcatcactaatgatgGCTCTTGTGGTTTAAAACCTTGTGTGGCtctgtatggtcataagtgtcgtactccactgtgttggactgagttaggtAAACGacgagttttgggtcctgagttagTTTCTGAGACTGAAGACAAAGTCAGATTAATTTGGGATCTTCTTAGGGCAAGttttgatagacagaagtcttatgaaGATATGAAAATGAGGGATATCGAGTACTCTATGGGTGACTTTGTCTTTCTTAAGGTatccccttggaagaaagttctgcgGTTCaaacgtaagggcaagttgagccctaggatTGTTAGGCTGTATCGGATTTTGAAGTGTGTGGGACTGATTTCTTATTAATTAGAGCTACCTCTGGAGTTAGACCGTATCtatgatgtatttcatgtctcTATGCTGAGACAGTATTGGTCTGACCCATCTTATGTTGTTTTGGTTAAGGAGTTCGAGGTTAGACTGGATTTAACATTTGAGGAGGAACCGGTTCAGATTTTAGATTGAGACATAAAGATTCTAAGGAGGAAGTCGATTCCATTAGTTAAGGTTCTGTGGAAGAATCATGGCACTGAGGAAGCCACGTAGGAACCGGAGGATGTAATGCGTCAGCAGTGTCCTCATCTGTTCGAATCAAGTAAATTTCGAagtcgaaatttcttttaaggggtagagttataactccttaactaatttaattttgtttctatGAATTCTGTCATAAACATATATCTTCTTTAGTGATTAAGTGTTTTGGGTTTGTGTGTttgaggtctggagttcgagtcCCACATTTggaaatttttactatttttaatccTAGCTTATCCCTTGACGGTTTGGCTTATATTCTATTGTTAGTCAAATTATATCAGAATGAGTCTACTAGTTCAAGTGGTAAGCTGTTAGCTTGCCTTAAGGTCTCGTGTTCGAACCTTTGTGTGAGCGAAGGATGTTATCTTTTTGTTTCTGGGCACGTATGCCAGTTATGTAGTAGAGGTTGGATAGAATTGAAAGTTTGTGATAgtggatgaatgagtgggtagttGGAGTTGGTTTGAATGAAAGATCATGGCTTAATTTAGgggattgtattttattttttaattaattttactttCTCTTTCCAAAATTTCCTTACCCAATTTCACGTTCTACTTTTCCTCATCTCTCATATtgtcttcttctttttcccttctcTCTCTTTCTTTTGGTTAAATCACGGTTTTGTTAGTCCATTGATTTTGCTTCATCATACGGGTGCTTGAGATTATTTGTTCTACTGTCAAAGCATTTCGTAAGTAGCATTTTTACTCTTTACTTTGCGTTTTATATATTTTCTGTTATAGGAATTAGTTTGCAATCTTAATGAATGTTGGTTTTAAACGTTGGAATTGGTTGATTGTTTAGGAGAGGGGTTGGAAACATTCGATTCTACGACGAATTAAGTTTGGGAAGCCTTCAAAGGTAAGCACTTCGTTGAATTTTGGATTTTAGTTTTATAAATCGTTTCAGTTATTGACTTAGTATCCTTAATCGAATCATAGGTTCTGAAGGTCTCGGGATTGCTGTAGCAGCAAAAATGAACCAGGAGTGTAATGAAAACACGATAAAACGAGGATCAACGAAAGCCGAAAAAAGGGCCTATCGACACCGGAAGGGTGTTTGCCTGGCAGTATgcaacacacgaccgtgtgacaggtGAGTGTGTGGCCATGTGGGTCGCACGGGCTAGGCCAAtttaggcgtgtgggcccacacgggcatgccaTAAGGGCATGTTGGGCCACACAGGCAAGGCTAATTTGGGCATGTGGGACACACGGGTAAGGCCAATTTGGGTGTGGGGGCCTACAAgcataattctaaaattttccctagggtcacaTATGACGTTTCGATCAACTGTGCATCTTCCGTAAGGTCAGTAAAGGCAAAACAAACCCTAATGCATGATACCTATTATTCTGATAGACTGATTTGAGCATTTAGAAGTTGAAATGTATGATCTGACTGGTTCATAATAACATGTATGTTATCTGTATATGAGCATGCAAAGACATCTTAACTCTGTTAATCTATATATCTGTATTTTGTATCTATATAttgggtgggatttgtatatgtagAGGAAGTGTTCTGTGAGGCGACACTTCacttgtaacaactcgatttagaccctaatcggaacgctGATTTCGAGATCAtgaatccaagtcaaaaaaatattttaaaattattttctgtgtttattttgtgcgaatttatatctgtgaaattttcgtgatttaattttgtcgtttgagtgtctgattaaataaaaggacttaatcgcgtaaaatgaaaattcagtggttatttctaaaaggggctaacttgttagtggctttctaaattgAAGCCTTAAAATTGTAATTATGCCTTTTTTAATATAGTTGGATGGTATAAGGCTTATATTATAAAGTTTTTACATTAAATCAttaaggttaaataggtaaattaaaCTTAAgttataatatacataataaaacataaaataaagacaaCATATACTTTATTTCTTCATTGTTCTTGccgaatataaaaaaaataaaaaaaaagaaactaaGCTAGGGTTCAGCCTATATTCAAGCTCAATCGGTTTTTGatagtttttatgtttttgaaatcgttgcttagtaatcttcaaaacctatgctttaattttttattttgatgaatattttgagttctgtcattgttgatagcttgtgatttttgttgtttgatgatgaaatatggaagatatgttttagattaacatattttgtattggagtttttgatgattttgagtaattaggactaaattgcaaaaataataatttgagggactaaaatatgaaataaatgaaatatatggacttgtatggtaatGGGTAAAATTTGACCTAACATGAGTATAgggaaattttgttattttgtgttttgtgcaataggaactaaattgtaaaaattgtaaatgtcaggggtaaaatagtaatttacccatttatgtgtttttggattaaattgatgaaaatatgtttgaatgagcttaatttgaatatgtttagatcaagaactaaagaaatcgaatttggatcagggaaaaaaGAAAGTCATCGACTAGCTGCCCTATTCTgttttacatcgtccgaggtaagtccaTAAGTAAATAGATGTGTTTAATTGTAGGTAAATGCTAAAAATACATGTTGGTGGTTAAAACATGAATTTATACATGCTTTTTCCAAATGTGAATAAGCTTAGTAATTATGTTCAAGCATTTGTTCGACCCAgtaacgacgtccgaaagccccgtatgaaccttaggaatagttagaatacatatgtcatgacatgggATTCTgatttatgtgtgcgagtaagaccatggcatcgatatgtgattccgatatgtgtttatgagtaaaaccctgtctgggacagtggcatcaatatgtgactacatgtaagaccacgtctgagacgttggcattgtacaacttGTGTGtttattcgagtgtcctatccaattctaaaaagttcatcaggcaaaggtaaatcgtgatcgaatgtgtaaataaGTTAAAAGGCCAGTTATGGTTTAGCTTGTTAGCTAATGGTAATAAGGTATGTGTGAGACTTGAAAGTTAATAAGTTTTATGTGATGCAaaggataaatatatataaattaagcaAGTATATTCAGTTTGAACAAATGgtatgaatattatggaattaattttggatatgtatatatatgtgatcatATATGTGTTCAGCCATACAAGTAGTATATGTACAAGATACTATAGTTGGATTCTTTAGCTTATGTGAATAAGTAAATATGTGTTTGATTGTATAATGATATTTTAACTTAGAAAGTTGATTGACATTCGGTTGATATGATGGTGGAAGCATTTGGCCATGGGAAAATTATGCATGAAAACGTAATTATTTATTTCACTTGTAAATTCGAAGTTAAGTTTGGCAATGTTAATATAATTCAGTTAAACTTAAAATGAATCGAATATATCTTGGAATTGTTTATTTGcttttgacttactaagctatgtagcttactctgtgtattcaTGTTACTTTGTTTTGTAgatttggattcaagttacaagctcaggggtcgtcagcaaagtttatcacactatcttagcttcagtatttaaatatttgaatttgacttatggcatgtataggctggatcatattttgaaaatgttgAATGTTGGTTATGTACATAAGCCATTcgaaaatggctaaatttttATATTAGTGTTCGGTTATGGTAGGTAAGGCTTATATTAATCTTGATTACTAAGTTGCGTGCCTTGAATGCAAGATATATGTGATGAGCACTATATGTTTTGAAAATGGCTTGCGTATTATGTTAAACTTGGTCTTGTAAATTCTTAGTCAAATGTTTAAATGAACTTGTCTACTGGTAATTGATGATGGTAGTTTGGATGCGTATGTGATTCTTAAGCAGCAAGATTCGGCTATGGAAGAGTGTTGGCATAATGTGTGTTTGGTATGTTTATTATCATGTGATGGAAAACATAAAATGCGGTATTGTTTCAATGATGGGTGATTATGTTCTAGCTTGGTTGGTTCGATTATTAAGTGATAAATAATGTATGCAGTTTATGATTAATCTAGTCGACCATTTGATATGTGTTTGATGCTTTAATGTTAATTATGGCCTTGGCTTTAGGGTAAATGCGCTCCTTGCATGCATATATGGTGttcaagttatatatatatatatatatgtttagttTTATATTGAGTCTATATCAATGGCGTAATCAAAATATATAAGATTTTtcttgatgatatatatatttggacATATAGTTGATTATGAATGACATTGGATTAATATAAATTATGAAGTTAATAGGTAAAGAGAAAGACGTATGAATTATAGAAATTTGGTGCTCCTTTATGAATTAAATTATGACATGCGTATATGATATTTAGCTTTGTTGTATTAATTATAGTTTTATGTGCCTTGTATATGTGTAAAGTGCTCATATTTATAGGTGTTTATTACTGTATACATATGGTTATAGGAACTAGCTAAATAAGTGTAAGTAATGAATgtgtataatgaaataaatatatatatgttagtcgATCGATCAAGAAATGAAGTGAGTTGACTCATAACCAAATGCttgttttagtaattttaatatataaaacatatgagGTTCATATACATTACTATGCTAAttccgtatatatatatatgaaattattaatgtaatatattttatattgttacaTGTGAACGATATGactatatatgcatatgatgtgaaatgttcaaatttaatagatgtattaatttataaaacaaaTTTTGATTAACTCTCGAGACTTGTGTAtgtgaataaatatatatattataagcaATTGTTTGAGATGGTGTTTTATTCGGTACTGGCTTAtgaccctagtccggcgatggattcgagttaggggtgttacatcgctGATATACTGGCAGCTTGGATGCAAACTATTCTAATAAGTGTCTTAAAGacactatgtggtgtgtagggatgggtgggtgttttatacccTATATGGTGTGTTAGGATGGTCacagatggtgtgtagaggataggggtaggACTTTACATATCTATATGTTTCTGATAATCCAATTCTGATATGATCTGATTCTGTTAATTATTTATGTTCGATTTTTTTCTGATATACTGAGAAATATAAGTTTATGTGTATGTATGACTTTGTTTATTTAtacactgagtttatgaaaactcatatCTGTCTGTCTATTCTATTCAAGTAATCCTCAAACATAGGTAGTTCGGTGTGGCGGAGTCTCAACGGTGACCACGAGTTAGCAAACTGGTTTAATTAACGGTTTTATTTAAATTCTGGATTAGtttgagagttttgtaatttatcGGCTCTCTAGACTGTTTCTGTAAAATTTGAGTTTTAGGTGCGTTTTGACTTTTAAACTGCAACGTGTGGCAAATAACAGTTTTACACAAacaaatttttttgaaaacacaAGCTCGATTTTCAACTATAACGGCTTACAAACTTCCGCTGTAAATTCATGTTTTACCTAAAAGGGCGATAAATGACGGTTTCATTTAAATAGTATAATAAGTTTTTCTGAAAACGTGGACTCTTTTAGTAAGAATTAATATgataaattttaagttttgttttaaaACCCTTCTTCATAAAGTTTCTAGATTCGACCATAAcctctaggccaggtttggggtgttacaaactctcCACCTTTACCAATCACGAATATGCTTCAAAGTTTCCAAAAATtacatattttccaacaatcccCCACATGAATGAAAATTGATAGTTTAACGAAAAATAATGACTCTATGTGGTGATAGAATCTACAATCGATAGTTGCATAGGATAGGTAGGCATGCAGACTATAGACGCAATGTCCTTGAACTGTCATGTCTTTTGTGTAAATGATGATATACCTCACACAACTACCCCCTGACAAGGTTTTAGTTCTCATGGGTATGTTCATATAACTGTGAACATCTCCTGGTTCTGTAAGACTTTGAGAG harbors:
- the LOC108465575 gene encoding uncharacterized protein LOC108465575, with product MGPFITNDGSCGLKPCVALYGHKCRTPLCWTELGKRRVLGPELVSETEDKVRLIWDLLRASFDRQKSYEDMKMRDIEYSMGDFVFLKVSPWKKVLRFKRKGKLSPRIYWSDPSYVVLVKEFEVRLDLTFEEEPVQILD